In the genome of Pseudomonadota bacterium, one region contains:
- a CDS encoding ATP-dependent DNA helicase, with protein sequence MKDIFGRQGVLAEKLPGYEFRPGQLALAESVWRTLEDRSGRAYGEPGLLVAEAGTGIGKTLAYLVPAALSGQRVVISTGTLNLQDQIIEKEIPFIREHLDRNLEVTCVKGRQNYLCLYRWRQVAATPQHRLFATTDELEAIGEWLQETTSGDRAELEWLADGASLWSAVSASASQCLGSNCPDGAECFINRLRKEAAYSRLLIVNHHLFFSDLALRRYGHAEVLPRYEAVVFDEAHHIEEVATRYFGVSFSHYQAIDLARDIEQAAEADLPKERREPTVQLARALASQADRLVSILPVETGRFDLDQAVAGVSFWPGELAALDGCFSSLAANLDALQGAELWGGFFRRCSELQGNLTAVTSGQDDSMIYWLERRERTVVLSASPIEVADELSEHLYNRVSAAVFASATLVAGKDFGFFLNRLGLPPDTETMALPTPFDYQGRSCLYVPGGGFPSPGTEHYAPAVQEEICSLIEISGGRTLVLFTSMGAMQQTFDYLVGRLPYNVLVQGMAPRAVLLDAFINDVSSVLLAVASFWEGVDVPGESLSCVIVDKLPFEVPSDPVVKARIERVRKEGGNPFFDYQVPRAVLTLRQGLGRLMRSMQDRGALAVLDTRLFGKSYGRIFLQSLPPSPVVRSLEGVRAFWRDNGSDMA encoded by the coding sequence ATGAAAGATATATTCGGCCGACAGGGAGTCCTTGCCGAAAAATTGCCCGGGTATGAGTTCCGTCCCGGTCAGCTCGCTCTTGCCGAGTCGGTTTGGAGAACCCTGGAAGATCGGTCCGGTCGCGCGTATGGTGAACCTGGGCTTCTGGTCGCCGAGGCCGGAACCGGAATCGGCAAGACCCTGGCCTATCTTGTTCCGGCCGCCTTGTCGGGGCAGCGGGTGGTGATCTCCACCGGCACCCTGAATCTGCAGGACCAGATCATCGAAAAGGAGATCCCCTTCATTCGCGAGCATCTCGACCGGAACCTGGAAGTGACCTGTGTGAAGGGGCGGCAGAATTATCTCTGTCTTTATCGCTGGCGCCAGGTGGCGGCAACCCCGCAGCACCGGCTTTTTGCCACAACCGACGAGCTGGAGGCGATCGGCGAATGGCTTCAGGAAACGACCTCCGGTGACCGGGCGGAACTGGAGTGGCTGGCCGACGGGGCCTCCCTGTGGAGCGCGGTTTCCGCTTCCGCGTCACAGTGTCTCGGCAGCAACTGCCCGGACGGCGCCGAATGTTTTATCAACCGGTTGCGTAAGGAGGCGGCGTATTCCCGGCTGCTGATTGTGAACCATCATCTCTTCTTCTCGGATCTGGCGCTGCGCCGATACGGTCATGCCGAGGTTCTGCCCCGGTATGAAGCGGTGGTGTTCGATGAGGCGCATCATATCGAGGAGGTGGCGACCCGTTATTTCGGGGTGTCTTTCAGCCATTACCAGGCCATTGATCTGGCAAGGGATATTGAACAGGCTGCTGAAGCGGACCTGCCCAAAGAGCGGCGGGAGCCGACGGTGCAATTGGCAAGGGCTCTGGCCTCCCAGGCAGACCGGCTGGTGTCCATCCTGCCGGTTGAGACGGGTCGTTTTGATCTTGACCAGGCGGTGGCGGGCGTAAGCTTCTGGCCGGGAGAACTTGCGGCCCTTGACGGCTGCTTCTCAAGCCTTGCCGCAAATCTTGATGCGCTGCAGGGCGCGGAACTCTGGGGGGGCTTCTTCCGCCGCTGCTCTGAGTTGCAGGGGAACCTGACGGCAGTGACTTCCGGGCAGGATGACTCCATGATTTACTGGCTTGAACGAAGAGAGCGGACCGTAGTCCTTTCCGCTTCGCCGATTGAAGTGGCCGATGAATTGTCCGAACATCTCTATAACAGGGTTTCCGCTGCGGTATTCGCCTCGGCAACCCTGGTGGCCGGAAAAGACTTCGGCTTTTTTCTGAACCGTCTCGGGTTGCCCCCCGACACCGAGACCATGGCTCTGCCGACCCCGTTCGATTATCAGGGAAGAAGCTGCCTGTATGTCCCGGGTGGAGGTTTCCCCTCTCCGGGAACGGAACACTATGCCCCTGCCGTTCAGGAGGAGATCTGCAGTCTGATCGAGATATCCGGCGGGCGGACCCTGGTTCTCTTTACCAGTATGGGGGCGATGCAGCAGACCTTTGATTATCTGGTCGGGCGATTGCCCTATAATGTGCTGGTCCAGGGGATGGCGCCACGAGCGGTACTGCTCGATGCATTCATCAATGATGTCAGCTCGGTGCTGCTGGCGGTCGCCTCTTTCTGGGAGGGTGTTGATGTGCCGGGCGAGTCCTTGAGCTGCGTGATTGTCGACAAGCTCCCGTTCGAGGTGCCGAGCGATCCGGTGGTGAAGGCGAGGATTGAAAGGGTGCGAAAGGAAGGGGGGAACCCTTTTTTCGATTATCAGGTGCCTCGGGCGGTTCTCACCTTGCGGCAGGGGCTTGGCAGATTGATGCGAAGCATGCAGGACCGCGGGGCCCTTGCCGTGCTTGATACCCGGTTGTTCGGGAAGAGCTATGGGCGGATTTTTCTGCAGAGTCTGCCCCCGAGCCCGGTAGTCCGGAGCCTGGAAGGGGTCAGGGCATTCTGGCGCGACAACGGCTCAGATATGGCTTGA
- a CDS encoding MarR family transcriptional regulator translates to MNPQNELSSLTELIFTLHNRVTVWKTISASNTGLSPSQSNALEIIGHNYSLKMKELASQLGVSTGTLTATIDRLEKKKLVVRKNSEHDRRSIMLYLTENGRALFLDNYKKQLEFTRAMTTSLTAADKKALLSALDCIVGKLREMTP, encoded by the coding sequence ATGAACCCCCAAAATGAGCTGTCATCTCTAACCGAGCTGATCTTCACTCTGCATAACCGGGTTACGGTCTGGAAAACCATTTCTGCATCCAACACCGGTCTCTCCCCTTCACAGTCGAATGCCCTGGAAATCATCGGCCACAACTATTCCCTTAAAATGAAGGAACTTGCCTCCCAACTCGGCGTGAGCACAGGGACCCTGACCGCGACAATCGATCGTCTTGAAAAGAAAAAACTGGTTGTCAGAAAAAACTCAGAACATGATCGGCGTTCAATAATGCTGTATCTTACGGAAAATGGACGCGCTCTTTTTCTCGACAACTACAAAAAACAGCTGGAATTCACAAGAGCCATGACGACATCTCTGACCGCAGCCGACAAAAAGGCCCTTTTATCCGCGTTGGATTGCATTGTCGGCAAGCTACGGGAAATGACACCATGA
- the gspG gene encoding type II secretion system major pseudopilin GspG, with protein MTSISIPRDNRGFSLLEIMIVMVIIGLIAAMIGPELWGRLGTAQQKAAKTQIEMLLTSLDAYRLDVGSYPSQQEGLNALVTNPGANGWSGPYLAKGFVPDDPWKHPYMYQNPGQHGEVDIYSLGSDNRPGGTGVDADVVSWE; from the coding sequence ATGACTTCCATCAGCATACCCCGCGACAACCGCGGCTTTTCTCTGCTTGAGATTATGATCGTTATGGTTATCATCGGGCTGATCGCCGCCATGATCGGCCCCGAGTTATGGGGGCGCCTCGGAACCGCCCAACAGAAAGCCGCCAAGACCCAGATCGAGATGCTGCTCACCTCCCTTGATGCGTATCGTCTGGATGTCGGCAGCTACCCATCACAACAGGAAGGCCTCAACGCCCTGGTAACCAACCCAGGCGCCAACGGGTGGTCCGGTCCCTATCTTGCCAAAGGCTTTGTCCCCGACGACCCCTGGAAGCATCCTTACATGTACCAGAACCCGGGACAACACGGTGAGGTCGACATCTATTCCCTCGGCAGCGACAACCGCCCAGGCGGGACCGGGGTTGACGCCGACGTTGTCAGCTGGGAATAA
- a CDS encoding universal stress protein, translating to MTEYKRIMIPVDFSENSPKLLQAGVDVAEKFQAELFIVFVVQSFEDYSGFFVPHMPIAQFEEEMLQSAEQKMDNFLHENLKTSLTCHRKVLKGDVAEELARYAAETKVAMIIMGTHGYKGLERVLFGSVAEKIVKTAPCPVLTINPYR from the coding sequence ATGACCGAATACAAAAGGATTATGATTCCGGTGGATTTTTCGGAAAATTCCCCCAAACTCCTTCAGGCGGGTGTTGATGTGGCGGAGAAATTCCAGGCCGAACTCTTCATCGTGTTCGTGGTCCAGAGCTTTGAAGACTACTCCGGATTCTTTGTCCCCCATATGCCGATCGCCCAGTTCGAAGAAGAAATGCTGCAGAGTGCCGAACAGAAAATGGACAACTTTCTTCACGAAAACCTGAAAACCTCGCTCACCTGTCACCGGAAGGTCCTGAAAGGAGACGTTGCCGAAGAACTCGCCAGGTACGCCGCAGAAACCAAGGTGGCAATGATCATCATGGGAACCCATGGCTACAAAGGGCTGGAACGGGTCCTCTTCGGGAGCGTGGCCGAAAAAATCGTCAAAACGGCCCCCTGCCCGGTCCTGACTATCAACCCATACCGGTAG
- a CDS encoding flagellar hook-length control protein FliK yields MKISSRIPLQVLKVSISAIDRGPGGALRSGPGFKAGQLLRATVLGAAKDGLLQLKTEGGIITARSEVSFPAGAEVVLEVIKEGDPPSLSLAVRKMAMADLLRNLFSHTGRIGEALKLLEPFLSGSYQVDQLPGDRGAMVKEVLMLLAGAGVNEDSDSGKILMMLKSLSVFGSEAGYFHDRKQADAWQELLEGNPGILKNRAGHDNVDGLVRMGRFLESLKVFNQSASVSEPSDFFVFPCFFSASEGWGQWMFFAERKEGAAGGIAGGYCLDFFLEMSRLGEIHLSLEVGPEELIGSFLVGDKKVRDFLRANLNELRKLLHENGFARVSLNCRQCDGGLKKIMKETAEKKGRFREVSLVDIEA; encoded by the coding sequence ATGAAGATTTCTTCCCGCATTCCTTTGCAGGTTCTGAAGGTTTCGATTTCCGCTATTGATCGGGGACCCGGTGGCGCTTTGCGCTCCGGGCCCGGGTTCAAAGCCGGTCAGTTACTAAGGGCCACGGTTCTTGGCGCGGCAAAAGATGGGCTGCTGCAGCTAAAAACCGAGGGTGGAATCATCACCGCCAGAAGCGAGGTCTCCTTTCCGGCAGGAGCCGAGGTTGTGCTGGAAGTTATCAAAGAGGGCGACCCGCCGAGCCTGTCCCTGGCAGTCCGGAAAATGGCCATGGCGGATCTGCTCAGGAACCTTTTTTCTCATACCGGCAGAATTGGCGAAGCCCTGAAGCTGCTGGAGCCTTTTTTGTCCGGGAGTTACCAGGTTGATCAACTGCCGGGCGACAGGGGGGCAATGGTGAAAGAGGTGCTGATGCTTCTCGCCGGGGCAGGGGTGAATGAGGACAGTGACTCCGGGAAGATCCTGATGATGCTCAAGTCCCTGTCGGTATTCGGGAGTGAGGCGGGATATTTTCATGACAGGAAACAGGCTGATGCCTGGCAGGAACTTTTGGAAGGGAATCCTGGCATCCTGAAAAACAGAGCCGGTCATGACAATGTCGATGGTCTGGTCAGGATGGGTCGTTTTCTTGAAAGTCTGAAGGTGTTTAACCAGTCGGCGTCGGTGAGCGAGCCTTCGGATTTTTTCGTTTTCCCCTGTTTTTTCTCGGCTTCTGAAGGCTGGGGGCAGTGGATGTTCTTTGCCGAACGAAAGGAGGGGGCTGCCGGCGGCATTGCAGGCGGCTACTGTTTAGATTTTTTCCTGGAAATGAGCCGGCTTGGCGAAATTCATCTCTCGTTGGAGGTTGGTCCGGAGGAGCTCATAGGCAGTTTTCTGGTTGGTGATAAAAAAGTCCGGGACTTTCTGAGAGCAAACCTCAATGAACTCAGGAAATTGCTTCATGAAAACGGTTTTGCCCGTGTGAGTTTGAATTGTCGACAATGTGATGGCGGACTGAAAAAAATCATGAAGGAAACTGCGGAGAAGAAAGGGCGGTTCCGTGAAGTATCGCTGGTTGACATCGAGGCATGA
- the mltG gene encoding endolytic transglycosylase MltG → MKAKDTRLKFLVAVVLLAGLLPLFLITTISIYGFASGPLPGNSEVALVISPDSSFRTITAKLADAKVITPDIRFRLLAGFMGVTGRLRAGEYIFKGGQNPYQVLRLLHQGSMVQRALTIPEGATLQQIAAILDHGGWVKKNQFLKLCKSREFISGLDLSVDSLEGYLFPDTYFFERGGVSPEKIITTMVLRMREILSEIREEHDNLNGFDLHKLLTLASIVEKETAQPDERPLIARVFLNRLKKGMKLQTDPTVIYGIENFNGNLTRSDLQTPTPYNTYLFKGLPPGPIGNPGKAAILSVLNPAQGAYYYFVSKNDGSHYFSKTLSEHNQAVARFQKRLYSRK, encoded by the coding sequence ATGAAAGCAAAGGACACTCGACTTAAATTTTTAGTTGCAGTTGTTCTGCTAGCGGGACTCCTTCCCCTTTTCCTGATCACCACCATCAGTATCTACGGCTTTGCGTCAGGCCCACTTCCCGGGAACTCTGAAGTCGCACTGGTTATTTCGCCCGACTCAAGCTTCAGAACCATTACCGCAAAACTTGCGGATGCAAAGGTGATCACACCTGATATCCGGTTTCGACTGCTTGCCGGTTTCATGGGCGTCACCGGCAGGCTTCGTGCCGGTGAGTACATATTCAAAGGCGGCCAGAACCCTTATCAGGTCCTCCGGCTTCTCCACCAGGGATCCATGGTTCAGAGAGCCTTGACCATACCGGAAGGGGCGACCCTGCAGCAGATTGCAGCCATTCTGGATCATGGCGGGTGGGTGAAAAAAAACCAGTTTCTGAAGCTCTGCAAAAGCAGGGAATTTATCTCCGGACTGGACCTCTCCGTCGACAGCCTGGAAGGGTATCTTTTCCCGGACACCTATTTTTTTGAGCGGGGAGGCGTTTCTCCGGAGAAGATTATCACCACAATGGTCCTGAGAATGCGCGAAATCCTGTCGGAAATTCGGGAAGAACATGACAATCTCAACGGATTTGATCTGCACAAGTTGCTCACGCTGGCCTCAATCGTCGAAAAAGAAACCGCCCAACCTGACGAACGCCCCCTGATTGCCCGGGTTTTTCTGAACCGCCTGAAAAAAGGGATGAAACTGCAGACTGACCCGACAGTCATCTACGGCATTGAGAATTTCAACGGCAACCTGACCCGCAGCGATCTGCAGACCCCAACTCCTTACAACACATACCTGTTTAAGGGTTTGCCGCCCGGACCGATCGGCAACCCCGGTAAAGCCGCCATCCTGTCGGTTTTGAACCCAGCCCAGGGTGCTTATTATTATTTTGTTTCAAAAAATGATGGTTCGCATTATTTTTCCAAAACACTGTCTGAACACAATCAAGCCGTTGCCAGATTTCAGAAACGGCTCTATTCAAGGAAATAA
- a CDS encoding MFS transporter: MTDYSKKWLRFIIVATGVFMSTLDSSMVNIALPFIMKDFQSPMATTGWVVLIYLLTITSTLLFWGHLANKYGRSMIYGIGMLIFGIASWACALSTSLASLIVFRCLQAQGASMMMAIGPAIVKESFPPEQLGRALGLIGVAVSLGLMSGPSLGGIFIEYFSWRALFYITVPVGILFAILARRMLPANHSHAADETIDWIGAITLAGSLCAFTYTMTRTAERGLTPVTLSLLLVLAAVLLLIFIRTEHRSANPVLPLYLFKDRFFSFGILSAVLSFTTLFTAIMLIPFYLDRLLELPPVKIGLVMMIIPASIMIVAPFSGWLSDKVERRFVASAGLLIGSCAMASLTGITAESGWLDISWKLALLGGGQAMFLSPNSAAVLSGTNGRFTGTAAALLATSRNLGMLLGVALATLVFTVVFGKLTGGLDMKDSSALHRAEFITAIRSAFVMAATIGTAGMIFSFCRGRKTVEK, translated from the coding sequence ATGACGGACTACAGCAAAAAGTGGCTGAGATTCATCATTGTCGCGACCGGGGTATTCATGTCCACCTTGGACAGCTCCATGGTGAATATCGCCTTACCTTTTATCATGAAGGATTTCCAAAGCCCGATGGCAACCACCGGCTGGGTGGTGCTGATCTATCTTCTGACCATTACCTCCACCCTGTTGTTCTGGGGGCATCTGGCAAACAAATACGGCAGAAGCATGATCTACGGCATCGGGATGCTCATTTTCGGAATTGCCTCCTGGGCCTGCGCCCTGTCCACGTCATTGGCCTCTCTGATTGTTTTCAGATGCCTGCAGGCCCAGGGTGCTTCAATGATGATGGCAATCGGCCCGGCCATCGTCAAGGAGAGCTTCCCTCCCGAGCAGCTCGGCCGGGCGCTTGGCCTGATCGGCGTGGCAGTCTCTCTCGGCCTGATGTCCGGCCCTTCTCTGGGGGGAATATTTATTGAGTATTTTTCCTGGCGAGCCCTGTTCTACATCACAGTTCCTGTAGGCATTCTCTTTGCCATCCTTGCAAGAAGAATGCTTCCTGCAAACCACTCGCACGCAGCCGATGAAACTATTGACTGGATCGGCGCCATTACTCTGGCCGGATCACTGTGCGCTTTTACCTATACCATGACCAGAACAGCCGAGCGGGGCTTGACACCTGTTACTCTTTCTCTTCTGCTGGTTCTTGCAGCGGTTCTCTTACTCATATTTATCAGAACAGAACATCGCTCTGCCAATCCGGTATTGCCCCTGTATCTTTTCAAAGACCGTTTCTTCAGCTTCGGCATCTTAAGTGCGGTCCTCTCTTTTACCACCCTTTTTACGGCAATCATGCTGATTCCATTCTATCTCGACCGTCTTCTGGAGTTACCCCCGGTAAAAATCGGCCTGGTAATGATGATCATTCCGGCATCGATCATGATTGTCGCCCCCTTCTCCGGATGGCTTTCCGACAAGGTCGAGCGCCGGTTCGTCGCCAGTGCCGGACTGCTGATCGGGTCCTGCGCCATGGCATCATTGACCGGGATCACCGCTGAATCCGGCTGGCTTGACATCAGCTGGAAGCTGGCATTGCTTGGCGGCGGCCAGGCAATGTTTCTGTCACCCAACAGCGCCGCAGTCCTTTCAGGAACAAACGGTCGCTTTACAGGTACCGCAGCGGCACTTCTCGCCACCAGCAGAAATCTCGGCATGCTCCTCGGTGTCGCTCTGGCGACACTGGTATTTACGGTGGTATTCGGGAAGCTGACCGGCGGCCTCGACATGAAAGACTCTTCGGCACTACACCGCGCCGAATTCATTACCGCAATAAGAAGCGCCTTTGTGATGGCTGCTACAATCGGAACTGCCGGGATGATCTTTTCATTCTGCAGGGGACGCAAGACTGTGGAGAAGTGA
- the lon gene encoding endopeptidase La yields MNINDTIPEGIPEFPDFEEHDIPEVMPMMAVRDVVVFNYMIIPLFVGRPASVGAVNEALTKDKMIMLATQKDATTDDPGVDDIYKVGMVCMIMRTLKLPDGRLKVLVQAMNKAKLVEFQQTDPFFIAKVELLNDSEVKEITVEIEAMMRTVREQTEKILSLKGIMSSDLMVILNNIEEPGRLADLVVSNLQLRTAESQSVLEINDPVARLQLVSEYLNKELEVSVVQAKIQSEAKEEMGKTQREYYLREQLQALKKELGDIDERSQEIDELREKLAKKKLPPFTRKEAEKQLKRLEMMHPDASEATTVRTYLDWILDIPWRKSTRDHLDLKEAKKVLDADHYGLDRIKERILEYLAVRKLNKSTKGPILCFVGPPGVGKTSLGQSIAKALGRKFHRLSLGGMRDEAEIRGHRRTYIGSMPGRIIQGLKTVGSNNPVFMMDEIDKVGSDYRGDPSSALLEVLDPEQNFEFSDHYLNMPFDLSKVMFITTANITDTIPGPLLDRMEIIRLSGYMLEEKIEIANRYLLPRQIKENGISAKNIVITNETIKEIITHYTREAGLRNLEREIGKVCRKLARQIAEGKKGPFAISGRTLSKYLGPPKHIPEMEKEAIDQPGLATGLAWTEVGGEVLYIEISILKGKGNLILTGQLGDVMKESAQAALTFCRSRAKLLKLKEDIFEEMDIHVHVPAGAIPKDGPSAGITIATALYSALSGKKIRQDVAMTGEITLRGRVLPIGGLREKALAALRADIRRVIIPFQNKKDLDEIPKDLRDQMEFIPVKNIMQVFTHVF; encoded by the coding sequence ATGAACATCAACGATACCATACCCGAAGGAATTCCCGAGTTCCCCGATTTTGAAGAACACGATATCCCTGAAGTCATGCCGATGATGGCCGTGCGGGATGTTGTTGTCTTCAATTATATGATCATTCCTCTTTTTGTCGGCCGGCCGGCTTCCGTCGGAGCCGTCAATGAGGCCCTGACCAAAGACAAGATGATCATGCTTGCCACCCAGAAGGATGCCACCACCGACGACCCTGGTGTCGATGACATCTATAAGGTCGGCATGGTCTGCATGATCATGCGGACCCTGAAACTCCCCGATGGTCGGCTGAAAGTTCTGGTCCAGGCCATGAACAAGGCCAAACTTGTGGAATTCCAGCAGACCGATCCTTTCTTCATCGCCAAGGTCGAACTTCTGAACGATAGCGAAGTGAAGGAGATTACCGTTGAAATTGAAGCCATGATGCGGACCGTCCGTGAGCAGACGGAGAAGATTCTTTCCCTGAAAGGCATCATGTCTTCGGACCTCATGGTCATCCTGAATAATATTGAGGAACCGGGCCGCCTTGCCGATCTGGTGGTCTCAAATCTGCAATTGAGAACGGCTGAATCCCAGTCCGTTCTCGAGATCAACGACCCGGTCGCCCGCTTACAACTCGTTTCCGAATATCTGAACAAGGAACTTGAAGTCTCCGTCGTCCAGGCCAAAATCCAATCCGAGGCCAAAGAGGAGATGGGCAAGACCCAGCGCGAATATTATCTTCGCGAACAACTCCAGGCTTTGAAAAAAGAGCTTGGCGATATCGATGAGCGGTCCCAGGAAATCGATGAACTCCGGGAAAAGCTGGCCAAGAAGAAATTGCCGCCCTTTACCCGGAAAGAAGCGGAAAAACAGCTCAAAAGACTTGAGATGATGCACCCTGACGCCTCCGAGGCAACCACCGTCAGAACCTATCTCGATTGGATCCTTGACATTCCCTGGCGGAAATCCACCCGTGACCACCTCGACCTGAAAGAGGCAAAAAAGGTTCTGGATGCCGACCATTACGGCCTCGACCGGATCAAGGAACGGATCCTCGAATACCTGGCGGTCCGCAAGCTGAACAAGTCCACCAAAGGTCCTATTCTTTGTTTTGTAGGTCCTCCCGGGGTCGGCAAGACATCCCTCGGGCAGTCCATCGCCAAGGCACTCGGCCGGAAATTTCATCGCCTTTCTCTCGGCGGCATGCGGGATGAAGCCGAAATCCGCGGCCATCGCCGGACCTATATCGGCTCGATGCCGGGCCGGATCATCCAGGGCTTGAAAACGGTCGGCTCAAACAATCCCGTATTTATGATGGATGAGATCGACAAGGTAGGTTCGGATTACCGGGGCGACCCTTCTTCCGCACTCCTTGAAGTTCTTGATCCCGAACAGAATTTCGAGTTTTCCGACCACTATCTGAACATGCCCTTCGATCTGTCGAAAGTCATGTTTATTACCACCGCCAATATTACCGACACCATTCCGGGGCCACTTCTTGACCGCATGGAGATCATTCGCCTTTCCGGGTACATGCTCGAGGAAAAGATCGAAATCGCCAACAGATATCTTCTCCCGAGGCAGATCAAGGAGAATGGGATCTCGGCCAAAAATATCGTCATCACCAATGAGACGATCAAGGAAATCATTACCCATTACACGCGAGAGGCCGGTTTAAGGAACCTTGAAAGAGAGATCGGCAAGGTCTGCCGGAAACTCGCCAGGCAAATTGCGGAAGGGAAAAAAGGCCCGTTCGCCATTTCCGGCAGGACCCTCAGCAAATACCTGGGCCCCCCGAAACATATTCCGGAAATGGAGAAGGAAGCCATAGATCAACCGGGACTTGCCACGGGACTTGCCTGGACCGAAGTCGGCGGCGAAGTTCTTTATATCGAGATCTCGATTCTGAAGGGCAAAGGCAACCTGATTCTGACCGGGCAGCTCGGAGATGTCATGAAAGAATCCGCCCAGGCGGCTTTGACTTTCTGCCGGTCCCGGGCCAAATTGCTGAAACTCAAGGAAGACATCTTTGAAGAGATGGACATTCATGTCCATGTTCCCGCAGGCGCAATCCCGAAAGACGGACCATCGGCCGGGATCACCATTGCCACGGCTCTTTATTCGGCCCTGTCGGGAAAAAAGATCCGGCAGGATGTGGCGATGACCGGGGAAATCACCCTGCGCGGCAGGGTTCTGCCCATCGGCGGACTCAGGGAAAAAGCACTCGCCGCTCTGCGGGCCGACATCAGAAGGGTTATTATTCCTTTTCAGAACAAAAAGGATCTTGACGAAATCCCCAAGGACCTCAGGGACCAGATGGAGTTCATCCCGGTTAAAAACATTATGCAGGTCTTCACCCATGTTTTCTAG